In the genome of Macrobrachium nipponense isolate FS-2020 chromosome 34, ASM1510439v2, whole genome shotgun sequence, one region contains:
- the LOC135208137 gene encoding uncharacterized protein LOC135208137, which translates to MENRDIPDLSTPLPRSNNNEEVYDVNLEETSVPDEFMKPLYMSTTEPVNDNEYEDDVFNASLGRFMIAVKSPDYQYTSTPEPVDDERVPSDEYDDDEMFDESLGRIMVSIKSPHYQIRDVANRSNNDDPNPDTVIPPALRDDERIYEEFLHALDTLELPDEQALNPDVHEEEDPFEDIFHGIPTQEIVDDRAPTGEVLAQERIGNREASSGQDMNKQQVGSGTGPTVKLQRRQGNRVIHILDYSAPVGSHVDVMTVIQQSEDRITRDVNNMFNELGTYSGNVYLSLTISLEKLTVNGSETNRFYINTPVVLIERERIHELFDTVLNYLPNVLEERLGACEGSGWRINALDKLAIIYTQRGLANIRNYTDYPKGLRGNHQIVNIRSGYNCLITCLLAYKILTKKPDIRKDNLTRAVLTAIANGKINVKYDPETEIDMRTVRNIEKMNELNIFIYKLSEVRAESGSGDKWAIHLARRGGNPTSSHLVTLLLINNDHVVLVRDMISFVNSFCHKLRTSKKPVLGLCYNCLTLFTSPQIKQAHTATCSAKTTVKYPDPGKSKYFRNLSALHKTSHVAFLDLEAYNVYPDADEDPRITAKQKAYAYCYTIVDGRSGDYCMHRIGHGDDCINTMLRQLKKDWAEIRNNIPMYEIKMTARSWQKYQETSHCQVCNVKFGGQVIKVRHHAHHLREDNYVAALCKDCNLKIANKPKTLTVLVHNLSYDICLILKESCPKIHFDILKRDGGKYYSARTGVHYKFTDSEI; encoded by the exons ATGGAGAATCGTGACATACCCGATTTAAGTACACCTCTACCAAGGTCCAACAACAATGAGGAGGTGTATGATGTTAACCTTGAAGAAACTTCTGTACCCGACGAGTTTATGAAACCCCTct atatgtcAACAACCGAACCTGTCAACGATAATGAATATGAAGATGATGTTTTTAATGCAAGCTTGGGTCGATTTATGATTGCCGTTAAGTCCCCGGACTATCaat atACATCAACGCCCGAACCCGTCGATGACGAACGGGTCCCCAGTGATGAATACGATGACGAtgagatgtttgatgaaagcttGGGTAGAATCATGGTATCCATCAAGTCTCCGCACTATCAAATCCGTGATGTGGCCAACAGATCTAATAATGATGATCCTAACCCGGATACAGTGATTCCCCCGGCTCTACGAGACGACGAAAGGATATATGAAGAATTCCTTCATGCACTGGATACTCTGGAACTCCCTGACGAACAAGCATTAAATCCTG ATGTTCACGAGGAAGAGGACCCTTTCGAAGATATTTTTCACGGAATACCAACCCAAGAAATTGTCGATGATCGAGCCCCTACAGGTGAAGTGTTAGCCCAGGAACGTATCGGAAACCGGGAAGCATCATCGGGACAGGACATGAATAAGCAGCAAGTGGGAAGTGGAACAGGACCTACAGTGAAACTACAAAGACGCCAAGGTAATAGAGTGATACATATTTTAGATTATTCCGCGCCTGTAGGGTCGCACGTTGACGTGATGACAGTGATACAACAAAGTGAGGATAGGATCACGCGGGACGTGAATAATATGTTTAATGAATTAGGTACATACTCTGGCAACGTTTACCTATCCCTCACAATAAGTCTCGAAAAACTAACAGTCAACGGTTCTGAAACCAATCGTTTTTACATAAATACTCCGGTGGTCCtcatagaaagagagaggattCATGAGTTATTCGACACGGTCCTTAATTACCTCCCCAACGTTTTAGAAGAACGTCTCGGTGCTTGTGAAGGATCAGGATGGCGTATCAATGCCTTAGATAAATTAGCGATAATTTACACACAGCGCGGGTTAGCTAATATCCGTAATTATACAGATTATCCTAAAGGATTACGCGGTAATCATCAGATCGTGAATATACGTTCAGGGTATAACTGTCTTATAACATGCCTCCTAGCTTATAAAATTCTCACAAAGAAACCCGATATACGGAAGGATAACCTCACCCGAGCAGTGTTAACCGCTATTGCGAATGGGAAGATTAACGTAAAGTATGATCCCGAGACAGAAATAGATATGAGGACCGTGAGAAATATAGAGAAGATGAATGAACTCAACATTTTCATCTATAAATTAAGTGAGGTCCGCGCGGAGTCAGGTAGCGGAGATAAGTGGGCAATTCACCTCGCTAGAAGGGGAGGGAACCCAACTAGTTCACACCTAGTCACTCTACTTCTCATTAATAATGATCACGTCGTCCTAGTGAGAGATATGATCTCATTTGTGAATTCATTCTGTCATAAATTAAGAACTTCAAAAAAACCGGTGCTAGGTTTATGTTATAATTGTTTGACATTATTCACTAGCCCTCAAATTAAGCAGGCTCACACTGCTACCTGCAGTGCCAAAACTACGGTGAAATACCCCGACCcgggtaaatctaaatattttagaAATCTTAGTGCACTGCATAAGACATCTCATGTAGCGTTCCTCGATCTTGAAGCGTATAATGTCTACCCTGACGCGGACGAGGATCCAAGAATTACCGCTAAGCAGAAGGCATATGCCTATTGCTACACCATTGTGGATGGTAGAAGTGGGGATTATTGTATGCACAGGATAGGTCATGGAGATGACTGCATTAACACGATGTTGCGGCAATTAAAGAAGGACTGGGCTGAGATACGTAATAATATTCCTATGTACGAGATCAAGATGACTGCGCGCTCTTGGCAGAAATATCAAGAAACCTCCCACTGTCAAGTGTGTAACGTAAAATTTGGAGGGCAAGTTATAAAAGTCAGACATCATGCGCATCATCTCCGTGAAGATAATTACGTGGCTGCTTTGTGTAAGGATTGCAACCTCAAAATAGCCAATAAACCCAAGACTTTAACCGTTCTCGTTCATAACCTCTCATATGACATATGTCTCATCCTCAAAGAGTCCTGCCCGAAAATACACTTCGATATACTAAAGAGGGATGGAGGAAAATATTACTCAGCACGGACGGGGGTGCATTACAAATTCACCGATAGCGAAATATGA
- the LOC135208136 gene encoding uncharacterized protein LOC135208136, producing the protein MHAFNSKLSGEEITVEGYEHVKKVWKKFQCKNLLDYSILYLLMDVGLLADIYLSWRNAAYEQFGLDPVHYLTSTSLSLDAFLHSSKVRLPLISDGELYQLITSNIRGGFCSLVNRHAIASNPHVNPHLKDKNSRDKFILYVDFTSLYPNTMVEYKMPLDEITELAPPELEEFIGRDITTIDSQGEYGYFILLDTKKVRDDVARDTDAFPLALHHMNIGDEHTLMKLGLEIECIKKVYKFRQDTYLRDYIMKNAAQRAKESDPDKRNTIKILMNGLFGVTIKNSLNYANRNVVVTNEASLFRNVSKHTYKSLDMINEERFIINHNRETVLADSPIYIGFSVLDLAKDKMYERITKTGKGNLGLVKIETGAEYIKEFIGVKPKVYSYLTETKRCNTLKGVQRSKQKSISHDQYKDVVDENEITYTELYNLQNIKGTMCLTKQKKTALCPLEDKRFYVDAYNSYAYGHPDIEAVTPRRQRYEVITPDNVDEGEELEVEEGEEEEMSNPFNRDTTPSAPAM; encoded by the exons ATGCATGCCTTCAATTCTAAACTTTCAGGTGAGGAAATAACTGTCGAGGGTTATGAACATGTAAAGAAGGTATGGAAAAAATTCCAATGTAAGAACTTGCTGGATTACAGCATCCTTTACCTATTGATGGATGTCGGCTTGCTCGCTGACATATACCTATCATGGCGGAACGCCGCATACGAACAGTTTGGACTAGATCCTGTGCACTACCTGACTTCCACTTCCCTCTCCTTAGATGCTTTTTTACATTCATCGAAGGTGCGGCTCCCACTCATCAGCGATGGGGAGTTATACCAGTTAATTACTTCCAATATCAGGGGAGGGTTTTGCAGTCTAGTAAACAGACATGCTATTGCCTCGAATCCGCACGTTAACCCGCACCTCAAAGATAAGAATTCTAGAGATAAGTTCATTCTCTACGTGGACTTCACATCATTGTACCCGAACACAATGGTCGAATATAAGATGCCCTTGGACGAGATAACAGAACTCGCGCCTCCCGAATTAGAAGAGTTTATTGGAAGAGATATTACCACGATTGATTCGCAAGGGGAATATGGATACTTTATACTTTTAGATACCAAAAAGGTGCGGGATGATGTAGCGAGAGATACAGATGCTTTCCCCCTCGCATTACATCACATGAATATAGGAGATGAGCAT ACTCTCATGAAGCTGGGCCTTGAAatagaatgtataaaaaaagtttataagtTCAGACAGGACACTTACCTTAGGGATTACATAATGAAGAATGCAGCGCAAAGAGCCAAGGAAAGTGACCCGGATAAGCGGAATACAATTAAAATCCTTATGAACGGACTTTTTGGTGTTACCATAAAAAATTCCCTGAATTACGCTAATAGAAATGTTGTAGTAACGAATGAAGCCAGTTTGTTTAGAAACGTGTCCAAACATACGTATAAGTCGCTCGATATGATTAACGAGGAACGGTTCATCATCAACCACAACCGCGAGACCGTACTAGCAGACTCTCCCATTTACATCGGATTCAGCGTACTAGATCTCGCTAAAGATAAGATGTACGAGCGCATTACAAAGACAGG GAAAGGAAATCTCGGTTTAGTGAAAATAGAAACAGGGGCGGAATATATCAAAGAATTCATTGGAGTAAAACCTAAGGTATACTCATACCTGACCGAGACAAAGCGTTGTAATACTCTGAAAGGTGTGCAAAGGTCCAAACAAAAAAGCATAAGTCACGATCAGTATAAAGATGTAGTTGATGAGAATGAAATAACCTACACCGAATTGTacaatttacaaaatattaaaggGACAATGTGCCtaacaaagcagaaaaaaactgCCCTGTGTCCGTTAGAGGATAAACGTTTCTACGTTGACGCGTATAACTCATACGCATATGGCCATCCTGATATAGAAGCAGTTACACCTCGAAGACAGCGATACGAGGTCATAACCCCCGATAACGTAGACGAGGGTGAGGAGCtcgaggtagaggagggggaggaggaggagatgagtaATCCATTTAACAGAGATACAACA